In Acidobacteriota bacterium, one DNA window encodes the following:
- a CDS encoding 2-oxoacid:acceptor oxidoreductase subunit alpha, whose amino-acid sequence MSSSGTLLTSAASSVSTATLLNDFSLQVATVNGSGSQSSNLVLLRTLFQMGIPISGKNLFPSNIAGLPTWYTIRASKHGYVARKKEIDFLVALNAETAREDVLALEPGASVLYDEPLALAKLRADLTYYSLPFDKLVTPVCPQAKLRKLVRNMIYVGAVAHLVGMEMPEVERALQRQFAKKKKAADLNWGAIQAGYDYAREHYPQPDRCQLRRMQATQGKIVIEGNAAAALGCMFAGVTVLAWYPITPSSSLCEFLIDYLKKYRRTADGKATFAAVQAEDELSACGMVLGASWMGARAMTSTSGPGISLMSEFVGLGYYAEIPAVIFDVQRVGPSTGLPTRTAQGDVAFAAWLSHGDTRHIVLLPGTVEECYELGLAAFDLAERFQTPVFVLSDLDLAMNHWMADPFRYPEKPWDRGKILSADDLQRLQGDWGRYRDVDGDGISYRTIPGNEHAMASYFARGSGHNERGLYSEKPDDYTHNVDRLRRKWEGAREIVPQPVLEHEGKGEIGIIAYGSSHPAVMESLDQLRAEYGIEPSYLRLRAYPFAGAIAGFVRRHARVYVIDQNRDGQMHDLLLTDLGAELGARLHSIRHYNGLPVDARSLTDALRSQEHQTN is encoded by the coding sequence ATGTCTAGTTCCGGCACTCTGCTCACCTCCGCTGCTTCCTCGGTCAGCACGGCAACCTTGCTCAACGACTTTAGTCTGCAGGTCGCCACCGTCAACGGCAGCGGCAGCCAATCGTCCAACCTGGTGCTTTTGCGCACCTTGTTCCAGATGGGCATCCCCATTTCGGGTAAGAACCTTTTCCCCTCCAACATCGCCGGCCTGCCCACTTGGTATACCATCCGTGCCAGCAAGCACGGCTACGTCGCCCGCAAGAAGGAAATTGACTTCCTGGTTGCCCTCAATGCGGAGACCGCCCGCGAAGATGTTCTCGCCCTGGAGCCCGGCGCCAGCGTCCTCTACGATGAGCCCCTGGCCCTCGCCAAACTCCGCGCCGATCTCACTTATTACTCACTCCCCTTCGATAAGCTTGTCACCCCTGTCTGTCCTCAGGCCAAGCTCCGCAAGCTCGTCCGCAACATGATTTACGTCGGCGCCGTTGCTCATCTGGTCGGTATGGAAATGCCGGAAGTCGAACGCGCCCTGCAGCGCCAGTTCGCCAAAAAGAAAAAGGCCGCCGACCTCAACTGGGGCGCCATCCAGGCCGGCTACGACTACGCCCGCGAGCATTATCCCCAGCCCGACCGCTGCCAGCTCCGGCGCATGCAGGCCACCCAAGGCAAAATCGTCATCGAAGGCAATGCCGCTGCCGCTTTAGGCTGCATGTTTGCCGGCGTTACCGTCCTCGCCTGGTACCCCATCACCCCCTCCAGCTCCCTGTGCGAGTTCCTGATCGACTATCTCAAAAAGTACCGCCGCACCGCCGACGGCAAAGCCACCTTTGCCGCCGTCCAGGCCGAAGATGAACTCTCCGCCTGCGGCATGGTCCTGGGCGCCAGTTGGATGGGCGCTCGTGCCATGACCTCAACCTCCGGCCCCGGCATTAGCCTGATGAGTGAGTTCGTCGGCCTCGGCTACTACGCTGAAATCCCCGCCGTCATCTTCGACGTGCAGCGCGTTGGCCCCTCCACCGGCCTGCCCACCCGCACCGCACAGGGCGACGTGGCCTTCGCCGCCTGGCTTAGTCACGGTGACACCCGCCACATCGTCCTCCTCCCCGGCACCGTCGAGGAATGCTACGAGCTCGGCCTCGCCGCCTTTGATCTGGCCGAACGCTTCCAGACCCCCGTCTTCGTCCTGTCCGATCTCGATCTCGCCATGAATCACTGGATGGCCGATCCCTTCCGCTATCCCGAAAAGCCTTGGGATCGCGGCAAAATTCTCAGCGCTGACGACCTGCAGCGCCTCCAGGGGGACTGGGGCCGCTATCGCGACGTCGACGGCGACGGCATCAGCTACCGCACCATTCCCGGCAACGAGCACGCCATGGCATCTTATTTTGCCCGTGGCAGCGGCCACAACGAGCGCGGTCTGTATAGCGAAAAGCCCGACGATTACACGCACAATGTCGACCGCCTCCGCCGCAAGTGGGAAGGCGCCCGCGAAATCGTCCCCCAGCCCGTCCTCGAGCACGAAGGCAAAGGTGAAATCGGTATCATCGCCTACGGCAGCTCCCACCCCGCGGTCATGGAATCCCTCGACCAGTTACGCGCCGAGTACGGCATCGAGCCTTCCTACCTCCGTCTGCGCGCTTATCCTTTTGCCGGCGCCATCGCCGGCTTTGTCCGCCGCCACGCCCGCGTCTACGTCATCGATCAGAACCGTGACGGCCAGATGCATGATCTGCTCCTGACCGACCTTGGCGCCGAGCTCGGCGCCCGTCTCCATTCCATCCGCCATTACAACGGCCTCCCCGTCGACGCTCGCAGCCTGACCGATGCCCTCCGCTCCCAGGAGCACCAGACAAACTGA
- a CDS encoding 2-oxoacid:ferredoxin oxidoreductase subunit beta translates to MATTTTPPAAPKLNRLGLPQADYRGSKTTLCAGCGHNAISERIVDACFEMGVDPVHFLKLSGIGCSSKTPAYFVGRSFGFNSVHGRMPSVATGAVLANRSMHALGVSGDGDTASIGLGQFIHLMRRNLRLVYIIEDNGVYGLTKGQFSATADIGSVQKSGVVNEMPPLDTCSLAILSGATFVARSFSGDKKQLLTILKAALAHNGTVMIDVISPCVTFNDHEGSTKSYKYVLDHEEALQEVSFVPYYEDIAIDYDPGTTADVEMHDGSHLRLRKLAHDFDPSNAQQALKVLGEAHTSGEVLTGVFYIDTKKPNFVQQLDLVDEPLAFLPLDQVRPPRSVLDEVMASLA, encoded by the coding sequence ATGGCCACCACCACCACCCCGCCCGCCGCTCCCAAGCTCAACCGCCTCGGTCTCCCGCAAGCTGACTATCGCGGCTCCAAAACTACCCTCTGCGCCGGTTGTGGCCATAACGCTATCAGCGAACGCATCGTCGATGCCTGTTTTGAGATGGGCGTCGATCCGGTTCACTTCCTCAAGCTCAGCGGCATCGGTTGCTCCAGCAAAACCCCGGCCTATTTCGTCGGCCGCTCCTTCGGCTTCAACTCCGTTCACGGCCGCATGCCCAGCGTCGCCACTGGCGCCGTCCTGGCCAACCGCAGCATGCATGCCCTCGGGGTCAGTGGCGACGGCGACACGGCCTCCATCGGCCTGGGCCAATTCATTCACCTCATGCGCCGCAATCTCCGTCTCGTCTACATCATCGAAGACAACGGCGTCTACGGCCTCACCAAGGGACAGTTCTCCGCTACCGCGGATATCGGCTCGGTGCAAAAAAGCGGCGTCGTCAACGAAATGCCCCCGCTCGATACCTGCAGCCTAGCCATCCTCAGCGGCGCCACCTTCGTTGCCCGCTCTTTTTCCGGCGACAAGAAGCAGTTGCTGACCATCCTCAAAGCCGCCCTCGCCCACAATGGCACCGTCATGATCGACGTGATCTCTCCCTGCGTGACCTTTAACGATCACGAGGGCTCCACCAAGAGCTACAAGTACGTCCTCGACCACGAGGAGGCGCTGCAGGAAGTCAGCTTCGTTCCCTACTATGAGGACATCGCCATCGACTACGATCCCGGCACCACCGCTGACGTAGAAATGCACGATGGCTCCCACCTCCGCCTGCGCAAGCTCGCCCACGACTTTGACCCCAGCAATGCCCAGCAGGCTCTGAAGGTCTTGGGCGAAGCTCACACCAGCGGGGAAGTGCTCACCGGCGTTTTCTACATCGACACCAAAAAGCCCAACTTCGTCCAGCAACTCGATCTCGTCGACGAACCCCTCGCCTTCCTGCCCCTCGATCAGGTCCGCCCGCCCCGCTCCGTCCTCGACGAAGTCATGGCGAGCTTGGCATAA